In the Rutidosis leptorrhynchoides isolate AG116_Rl617_1_P2 unplaced genomic scaffold, CSIRO_AGI_Rlap_v1 contig457, whole genome shotgun sequence genome, one interval contains:
- the LOC139883822 gene encoding pectinesterase-like, which translates to MAAVRCSHLCWITYIFLLLVRVYPIRLTNVIEYNAASIVVPEKMDAVAVISPNKGQKVSHPDYSKANVVVAGDGSGNFKSITDAIAKAPKNSKKPYVIHIKKGVYNEYITIDKPNIALVGDGMDVTNITGSRSVKKMKNTALSATVIIQAPKFVAIDLTIENSSPHRHGQAVALSMDSDQSVLYKCAIRGNQDTLYAYSGRQLYKDSVITGTVDFVFGYATVIFQNCKILARNATTTVIAASGRNSTNDNSGFVFQFCNIFGNADFANKLTFLGRPWGLYSRIVVMQSSLDNYINPRGWISWGTNGDSTKPPATRKPFFGEYNNKGPGSDVSNRVKWPQFHVLKSKAAKKFTVDKFLNGNTWLPATGIPYNGGLS; encoded by the exons ATGGCTGCTGTACGATGCTCTCATTTGTGTTGGATCACATATATTTTTCTCCTTCTTGTTAGAGTCTATCCAATTCGTTTAACAAACGTTATAGAATACAATGCAGCTAGCATAGTGGTACCCGAGAAAATGGACGCCGTCGCCGTAATTTCTCCAAATAAAGGCCAGAAGGTATCTCACCCCGATTACTCCAAAGCCAATGTAGTGGTGGCCGGTGATGGAAGCGGAAATTTTAAGAGTATTACGGACGCCATTGCCAAGGCTCCGAAAAACAGCAAAAAGCCTTACGTGATTCACATCAAAAAGGGAGTCTACAATGAATATATCACTATTGATAAGCCTAACATAGCTCTGGTCGGCGACGGAATGGATGTCACCAACATTACTGGTAGTCGTAGTGTTAAAAAGATGAAGAATACTGCCTTGTCAGCAACTGTTA TAATTCAGGCTCCGAAATTTGTAGCGATAGACCTAACGATAGAGAACTCTTCCCCACACAGACATGGCCAAGCTGTTGCCCTAAGCATGGACTCAGACCAATCCGTATTGTATAAATGTGCGATCAGAGGAAATCAAGACACACTCTACGCTTACTCTGGTCGTCAATTATATAAAGACTCCGTCATCACCGGAACCGTCGACTTTGTTTTCGGGTACGCAACAGTAATCTTCCAAAACTGCAAAATCCTAGCTCGAAACGCCACCACTACCGTAATTGCAGCGAGTGGCCGGAATTCGACCAACGACAACTCGGGATTTGTTTTTCAGTTCTGCAATATCTTCGGGAATGCCGATTTCGCCAACAAATTGACTTTCCTAGGACGGCCTTGGGGATTGTACTCTCGTATAGTAGTGATGCAGTCGTCCTTGGATAACTATATAAATCCTAGAGGATGGATTTCCTGGGGAACAAATGGTGATTCCACAAAACCTCCGGCCACCAGAAAGCCGTTCTTCGGGGAGTATAATAATAAGGGACCTGGATCGGACGTTTCTAATCGAGTCAAGTGGCCTCAATTCCATGTTTTGAAGTCCAAAGCTGCAAAGAAGTTTACAGTGGACAAATTCCTTAATGGCAACACTTGGTTACCAGCTACAGGCATTCCATACAATGGTGGACTAAGTTAA
- the LOC139883823 gene encoding ATPase GET3B-like: MALTMMGSSVSSSSSITKSFVSLSIKQKRPKKNWFQVRSVAAPAEAVSEFEEMASGTKRKYYMLGGKGGVGKTSCAASLAVKFANNGHPTLVVSTDPAHSLSDSFAQDLTGGTLVPVEGPDSPLFALEINPDKAREEFRSATKIGGGTGVKDFMDGMGLGVLAEQLGELKLGELLDTPPPGLDEALAISKVMQFLDSEEYKMFTRIVFDTAPTGHTLRLLSLPDFLEASIGKMLKLRQKIASATSAIKSVFGQEQTKQDASDKLEKLRERMIKVRDLFRDADSTEFVIVTIPTVMAISESSRLHASLKKENVLVKRLIVNQILPPSASDCKFCAMKRKDQSRALDMVRTDSELSSLTLMESPLVDVEIRGVPALQFMGDIVWK, from the exons ATGGCATTAACAATGATGGGTTCTAGTGTTTCCAGCTCTTCCTCCATCACAAAAAGTTTCGTCTCTCTTTCAATCAAACAGAAGCGACCCAAGAAGAATTGGTTTCAAG TTAGATCAGTGGCTGCTCCAGCAGAAGCTGTTTCTGAGTTTGAGGAGATGGCGTCTGGTACTAAGCGGAAGTATTACATGCTTGGTGGGAAGGGAGGAGTAGGGAAGACAAGTTGTGCTGCTTCACTCGCTGTGAAATTCGCAAACAACGGCCATCCAACTCTTGTCGTTTCAACAGATCCAGCTCATTCATTGAGTGATTCTTTCGCTCAG GATTTGACTGGAGGGACACTGGTTCCTGTTGAAGGGCCTGATTCTCCATTGTTTGCTCTCGAG ATAAACCCTGACAAAGCAAGGGAAGAATTTCGTAGTGCTACTAAAATTGGTGGCGGAACTGGAGTCAAAGATTTTATGGATGGCATGGGCCTAGGAGTGCTCGCAGAACAG CTGGGAGAGTTAAAACTTGGAGAGCTACTGGACACGCCTCCTCCTGGTCTGGATGAAGCTCTTGCTATTTCGAAG GTGATGCAATTTCTTGACTCAGAAGAGTATAAGATGTTTACTCGGATAGTCTTTGATACTGCACCCACG GGTCATACGTTGCGACTTTTATCCTTGCCAGACTTTTTGGAGGCATCCATAGGCAAGATGTTAAAG CTAAGACAGAAAATAGCATCAGCCACCTCTGCCATCAAATCAGTGTTTGGACAAGAACAAACCAAGCAAGATGCT TCAGACAAATTGGAGAAGCTGAGGGAAAGGATGATAAAAGTCCGAGACCTTTTTCGAGATGCAGATTCGACAGAGTTTGTCATTGTAACAATTCCCACG GTAATGGCCATCAGTGAGTCATCCAGGCTGCACGCTTCCTTGAAGAAGGAAAACGTTCTTGTCAAGCGACTTATTGTTAATCAAATTCTTCCTCCATCTGCCTCAGATTGCAAGTTCTGTGCAATGAAAAGGAAG GATCAGTCGCGCGCTCTTGATATGGTCAGGACTGATTCAGAACTCTCGAGCTTGACATTAATGGAGTCGCCATTGGTTGATGTTGAGATTAGAGGAGTTCCGGCTCTTCAATTTATGGGAGACATTGTATGGAAATGA